ATGTGCGGCGGCTCTCGGTGCCCCCCGCGGAACGCATCGAACGCATGGAGTGCCTCCCCGGCGAAGAAGCACAGGTCGACTTCGGCCTGGGTGCGCCGGTGGCGGTTGAGGGCAAGCGGCGTCGCACCTGGGTGTTTCGTCTGGTGTTGTCGCATTCCCGCAAGGGTTATAGCGAAGCCGTGTTCCGGCAGGGCACGGAAGAGTTCATCCGTTGTTTGGAGAACGCCTTCCGTGCCCTTGGGGGCGTCCCCCGGACGCTCGTCATTGACAACCTGCGCGCCGCCGTCTCGCAGGCCGACTGGTATGAACCGGAGATCGTTCCCAAGATGGCGGCCTTCTGCCGGCATTACGGCACCGTTGTGCTACCTACCCGGCCGCGGCATCCGGAACACAAGGGCAAGGTCGAGCGCGGCGTCGGCTATGTCAAGGGCAACGGCTTGAAGGGGCGCGTGTTCGCCTCGTTGGCGGATGAGAACACGTATTTGCGTTGGTGGGAGAAGCATGTGGCCGATGAACGCATTCACGGCACGACCCGCCGGCATGTGGCGCGGTGCTTTGAAGAGCGGGAGCGGGCCGCGCTGCTGGCGTTGCCGCCCATGGTCTTTGCGTCCTATGAGGAAGGACGACGGGCGGTGCATCGCGACAGTTACATCGAGGTGAAGCATGCGTACTATGCGGTTCCCGAGGAGTACGTCGGCCGCACGGTCTGGGCCCGTTGGGACATGCGTACCGTGCGGATCTTCAACCTGCGCATGGACCCGATCGCCATGCATGCGCGGTTGGAAGCGGGATCCTTCAGTGCCCGGATGCCTGGCCGAAACGGCCAGAACCGCGTCAATCGTACTGCCGCCTACTGGTGCCAGCGTGCCGAACAGATCGGGCCCTGGTGCGGCGAATGGGCCCAGCGCGTGCATGCCGAGCGCGGCATCGAAGCGATCCGTGCTCTCATGGGGCTCTGGCACCTGGGCCGACGGGTCGGTTGCGCGAAGATGGAGCGCGCCTGCCAGCAGGCGCTGGACCGTGGCGAGGCTCTGCGCCTGCGCCACCTGCGGCGCCTGTTGGAAGACCAGCCCGGACCCCAACAACTCACCTTCCTCGACACGCACACCCTCATCCGCGATCTCGGCGAATACGGCACGCTCGTGGCCGCGTCCGCCGTCCAACCGGAGTTGACCACCGCCGCGCCTACGGGCTTGGAAGGGCCCTCCGGCGCGACCGTGGACAACTCCTGCGTCCCCGCGCATCTCGGGGTTACCCCACAGGAGCACCCATGAACGAATCCCTACGCAGACAGTTGCGAAACCTGCGCCTCTCCGGCCTGGCCGGAGCGCTCGACGTGCGGTTGCAGGAAGCCGCCGGCCACAACCTGAGCCACTTGGAGTTTCTGGAACTGATCCTTCAGGATGAGTTCAACATCCGCCAGCAACGACAACTGGCGCGCCGCAGGAAGGGGGCGGACTTCCGTGATACGCGCACGCTGCAGGACTTTGACTTCTCCTTCAACCCCTCGATCAAACGCAAGTTGATCTACGACCTGGCCGCCGGGCATTTCATCCGCGAAGCCCGCGACGTGCTGCTGGTCGGTCCGCCCGGTGTCGGCAAGAGTCATCTGGCGCAGGCCATCGGCCAGGAAGCGATCAAAATGGGGTTCGGCGTGCTCTACCGGTCGATCTTCGATCTGGTGCGCGAACTGCGCGATGACGAGACCTTGCCGGCCGGCAAACCCCTGGCGCGTTACTTGAAGCCGGATCTGTTGATCATCGACGACATGGGCCTGAAACAGTTGCCTCCGCGAGGAGGCGAATACCTGTTCGAGATCATCATGCGCCGTTACGAAAACCGGTCAACCCTGATGACGTCCAACCGCCCGGTCGAGGAGTGGGGCAAACTCGTTGGCGATGTGCCCGCCGCCTCTGCCATCCTCGACCGCTTCCTCCACCATGCCGAGATCATCCACATCACCGGCCGCAGCTACCGCCTCAAAGACCGCACCACCGCCAAAAACCCGGTGGACAACAACGATATTTAATGGTATTTACTCAACCGAACAGTGGCTGATTTTGAACCGCCCACAGGTGGCTGGTTTTGAAGTGCCCGGTGACAGTGTTGCTGGCCGCTGTGGCCGGTGTCGTATCCGTCACGATCTTTCGGAAGCGGACGCCATATGCCGAACCGAGTCGCCTCGTAATCGAGTCCATGCCGTTGATTCCGACGTCCGTTCCGGCGGATACTCCCGACATCGAAACGCCATTGCCGGGATCGGCCCGTCCCGACGGGGTTCCCACCGAGACGCTTCCAGTTGGCTGGTCGGATTTCAGAACCCTCACCGAGCAGGATCGCCTGAACCGGGTGACGGCGGCGATGGAGAATCATACGCTTCCGGCTGATGTGCTGGCGTTTTTCGAGAAGGAGCTTTTCAACCGTCAACACTGGGATGTGACCCGCAACAACATGGCCAATTCCTTGGTCTGGCAGGAGTCGCCCAATCCACGCCTGCACGAACTGTTCAGCAAGATGCTGGCCGATGAGTCCGAAAGCCCGGTCTGGCGCGATTACTGCCTGCAATTTCTCTCCGAGTGCCTGAAATCTTCATCCGATCCCGATGCGATCCAAGCGATCCTGACCCGCTACGCGCAGGGCCAGGACGGTTTGGCGGGGACGGCCATTGTGAATGTCGGATTGCAGGAAGCGGCGGGACGGATGACGCCGGTCGAGACGTTCAGTCGGCAACTGGAGGCGCAACTCGCCGACCCGGAGGTGGTCACCCCGACCAAGCTCAGCATCCTGGCGATGATCGGCAAGCGCAATGATGTGCGCCTCCTGCCGCTGGTGCGCAGCTACGCCACGAACTCCACCGACGCCCTGCGTCGCACCGCCATCGCCACGCTGGGTCAGATCGGAACACCCG
This is a stretch of genomic DNA from Lentisphaerota bacterium. It encodes these proteins:
- a CDS encoding IS21 family transposase, which produces MSNQIKMATSTSIIELHERGWSRRRISRELGLDRETVTRYIRLHAAVAAKPAISPAGTDGPAESKPAIPPAGIVGRPSLCRPYHEFVRTGIETGLTAQRIFQDLRADHGFAGAYDSVKRYVRRLSVPPAERIERMECLPGEEAQVDFGLGAPVAVEGKRRRTWVFRLVLSHSRKGYSEAVFRQGTEEFIRCLENAFRALGGVPRTLVIDNLRAAVSQADWYEPEIVPKMAAFCRHYGTVVLPTRPRHPEHKGKVERGVGYVKGNGLKGRVFASLADENTYLRWWEKHVADERIHGTTRRHVARCFEERERAALLALPPMVFASYEEGRRAVHRDSYIEVKHAYYAVPEEYVGRTVWARWDMRTVRIFNLRMDPIAMHARLEAGSFSARMPGRNGQNRVNRTAAYWCQRAEQIGPWCGEWAQRVHAERGIEAIRALMGLWHLGRRVGCAKMERACQQALDRGEALRLRHLRRLLEDQPGPQQLTFLDTHTLIRDLGEYGTLVAASAVQPELTTAAPTGLEGPSGATVDNSCVPAHLGVTPQEHP
- a CDS encoding AAA family ATPase, which codes for MNESLRRQLRNLRLSGLAGALDVRLQEAAGHNLSHLEFLELILQDEFNIRQQRQLARRRKGADFRDTRTLQDFDFSFNPSIKRKLIYDLAAGHFIREARDVLLVGPPGVGKSHLAQAIGQEAIKMGFGVLYRSIFDLVRELRDDETLPAGKPLARYLKPDLLIIDDMGLKQLPPRGGEYLFEIIMRRYENRSTLMTSNRPVEEWGKLVGDVPAASAILDRFLHHAEIIHITGRSYRLKDRTTAKNPVDNNDI
- a CDS encoding HEAT repeat domain-containing protein, producing the protein MKCPVTVLLAAVAGVVSVTIFRKRTPYAEPSRLVIESMPLIPTSVPADTPDIETPLPGSARPDGVPTETLPVGWSDFRTLTEQDRLNRVTAAMENHTLPADVLAFFEKELFNRQHWDVTRNNMANSLVWQESPNPRLHELFSKMLADESESPVWRDYCLQFLSECLKSSSDPDAIQAILTRYAQGQDGLAGTAIVNVGLQEAAGRMTPVETFSRQLEAQLADPEVVTPTKLSILAMIGKRNDVRLLPLVRSYATNSTDALRRTAIATLGQIGTPEDLPLIRAGLTDPNRAVQLAAEAAVKRIESR